A portion of the Rhodococcus pseudokoreensis genome contains these proteins:
- a CDS encoding DUF3263 domain-containing protein has protein sequence MTSEEQAMLELARIWAPYGGARPGDILVEFGMSPARYYQNITRILRTVAVRNLPIAERHRIEECAARYSAQPISL, from the coding sequence ATGACTTCGGAAGAACAAGCCATGCTCGAGCTCGCCCGAATCTGGGCTCCCTACGGAGGCGCGCGGCCAGGTGACATCCTCGTCGAGTTCGGTATGAGCCCAGCCCGCTACTACCAAAACATCACCAGAATCCTCCGCACCGTCGCGGTCCGGAACCTACCAATCGCCGAGCGCCACCGCATCGAAGAATGTGCGGCACGCTACTCGGCACAACCTATTTCTTTGTAG
- a CDS encoding DUF501 domain-containing protein translates to MTTSSDPSSPVPQEDLAAVAAQLGREPRGVLEIAYRSPDGAPGVVKTAPKLPDGTPFPTLYYLTDPRLTAEASRQESAGVMREMTERLGQDPELAAAYLRAHQSYLAERDAIEPLGTDFTGGGMPERVKCLHVLMAHSLAKGPGVNPLGDESVALAASAAGGKLRGTAIPADWPGIDDIESPEQ, encoded by the coding sequence GTGACCACTTCGTCCGACCCGTCCAGCCCCGTGCCGCAGGAAGACCTCGCCGCCGTCGCCGCCCAACTCGGCCGCGAACCGCGAGGAGTGCTCGAGATCGCGTACCGCAGTCCCGACGGCGCACCCGGCGTCGTGAAGACCGCGCCCAAACTTCCCGACGGAACGCCGTTCCCGACGCTGTACTACCTGACCGACCCGCGACTGACCGCGGAGGCCAGCAGGCAGGAGTCCGCGGGTGTCATGCGTGAGATGACCGAACGTCTGGGGCAGGATCCGGAACTCGCGGCCGCATACCTGCGCGCCCACCAGTCGTATCTCGCCGAGCGCGACGCCATCGAACCCCTGGGAACGGACTTCACCGGCGGCGGCATGCCCGAGCGCGTCAAGTGCCTGCACGTGCTGATGGCCCACTCGCTGGCGAAGGGGCCGGGCGTCAACCCGCTCGGCGACGAGTCGGTGGCCCTCGCCGCGTCCGCGGCAGGCGGAAAGCTGAGGGGCACCGCGATTCCCGCGGACTGGCCCGGCATCGACGACATCGAAAGCCCCGAGCAGTGA
- a CDS encoding Ppx/GppA phosphatase family protein, with product MTRVAAVDCGTNSIRLLVADVDDTGALHDVRREMRVVRLGQGVDATGRLAPEAIERTRVALAEYAGMIADAGATAVRMVATSATRDASNREDFFSMTRDVLGAVIAGAGAEVITGDEEARLSFNGAVGELDPSQGPFVVVDLGGGSTEVVLGDESGVHAAFSTDIGCVRITERCLHDDPPTQAQIEDARAFAQERLDDAFARVPVEQAHTWVGVAGTMTTIAALAKKLPEYDAEQVHLSRIPLPRLREVCTSLIAMTHTERAALGPMHPGRVDVIGGGAIVTLALADAFEKKAGIDQLVVSEHDILDGIALSIA from the coding sequence GTGACGCGCGTCGCGGCCGTCGACTGCGGCACGAACTCCATCCGCCTCCTCGTCGCCGACGTCGACGACACGGGCGCACTGCACGACGTCCGACGCGAGATGCGCGTCGTCCGGCTGGGGCAGGGTGTGGACGCCACCGGGCGGCTTGCGCCCGAGGCCATCGAACGCACCCGCGTCGCGTTGGCCGAGTACGCCGGAATGATCGCGGACGCCGGCGCCACCGCCGTCCGCATGGTGGCCACGTCCGCCACCCGCGACGCGTCCAATCGGGAGGACTTCTTCTCGATGACCCGCGACGTGCTGGGTGCCGTCATCGCGGGCGCCGGGGCCGAAGTCATCACGGGCGACGAGGAAGCACGACTGTCGTTCAACGGGGCGGTCGGGGAACTCGATCCGTCGCAGGGGCCGTTCGTGGTCGTGGACCTCGGTGGCGGTTCCACCGAGGTGGTGCTCGGCGACGAGTCCGGCGTCCACGCGGCGTTCTCCACCGACATCGGTTGCGTGCGCATCACCGAGCGCTGCCTCCACGACGACCCGCCGACACAGGCGCAGATCGAGGATGCCCGGGCGTTCGCGCAGGAACGCCTGGACGACGCGTTCGCCCGCGTCCCCGTCGAACAGGCTCACACCTGGGTCGGTGTCGCCGGCACGATGACCACGATCGCCGCACTCGCGAAAAAACTGCCCGAATACGACGCCGAACAGGTGCATCTCTCCCGCATCCCGCTGCCCCGGCTGCGGGAAGTCTGCACCTCGCTGATCGCCATGACCCACACCGAACGCGCCGCGCTCGGCCCGATGCACCCCGGACGGGTCGACGTCATCGGCGGCGGAGCGATCGTGACCCTCGCCCTCGCCGACGCATTCGAGAAAAAGGCCGGCATCGACCAACTCGTCGTCAGCGAACACGACATCCTCGACGGAATCGCCTTGTCGATCGCCTGA
- a CDS encoding EthD family reductase, with the protein MYRVTITYSQPTDPAAFDEHYTTKHLPLVRQIPSVKKFAYGKCESLDGNPPAAYGHAQLYFETKEEAGQAFASPEGQNAAADVANFATGGVTMLFSDEETVLP; encoded by the coding sequence ATGTACCGCGTCACCATCACCTACAGCCAGCCCACCGACCCGGCCGCGTTCGACGAGCACTACACCACCAAGCATCTGCCGCTGGTGCGCCAGATCCCGAGCGTCAAGAAGTTCGCCTACGGCAAATGTGAATCCCTCGACGGCAACCCGCCTGCCGCCTACGGACACGCACAGCTGTACTTCGAGACGAAAGAAGAAGCCGGACAGGCTTTTGCGTCCCCCGAAGGCCAGAACGCCGCCGCTGACGTCGCCAACTTCGCCACCGGCGGAGTGACGATGCTCTTCAGCGACGAAGAGACCGTTCTGCCGTGA
- a CDS encoding cytochrome P450 translates to MTVDHAPEGVKSPTGCPVSGMAAGFDPFRGAYQVDPPTSLKEARKEEPVFYSPLLDYWVVTRYEDIKQIFKTPSVFSPSITLDQITPISDEALQILGTYQFAPGPTIVNEDEPIHTERRRLLMQPFEADNVAVLEPKIREVVNTYLDRVIKDGRADLIGDLLYEVPCIVALIFLGVPDEDIETCRHFGMQQTLFTWGHPTGDEQTRVATGMGKFWEFAGGLVQKLKADPNAQGWIPHAIEMQRQHPDLFDDNYLQNIMMSGVVAAHETTTNATGNAFRTLLEDRAAWEEICVDPTLIPKAIEECLRYSGSVVAWRRKAVTDTTVGGVEIPAGGRLLIVMASANRDDSVFPEPDDFDIHRGNARRHLTFGIGSHTCLGATLARLEMKVFLEEVSRRLPHMSLVAGQDFSYLPNTSFRGPEHVLVEWDPQRNPVPADRP, encoded by the coding sequence ATGACCGTCGATCACGCGCCGGAAGGCGTGAAAAGCCCGACCGGATGCCCCGTTTCAGGTATGGCGGCAGGATTCGATCCGTTTCGTGGTGCATACCAGGTCGATCCACCCACATCGTTGAAGGAAGCCCGCAAAGAGGAGCCGGTGTTCTACAGCCCACTCCTCGACTACTGGGTCGTCACCCGCTACGAGGACATCAAGCAGATCTTCAAGACACCGTCTGTGTTCTCACCGTCGATCACCCTCGATCAGATCACCCCCATCAGCGACGAAGCCCTGCAGATTCTGGGCACCTACCAGTTCGCCCCCGGCCCGACCATCGTGAACGAGGACGAGCCGATCCACACCGAACGCCGTCGCCTGCTGATGCAGCCGTTCGAGGCGGACAACGTCGCGGTACTCGAACCGAAGATCCGTGAGGTCGTCAACACCTACCTCGACAGGGTCATCAAGGACGGGCGCGCCGACCTCATCGGTGACCTGCTCTACGAAGTGCCGTGCATCGTCGCGCTCATCTTCCTCGGGGTCCCCGACGAGGACATCGAGACCTGCCGGCATTTCGGAATGCAGCAGACCCTGTTCACCTGGGGCCACCCCACCGGTGACGAGCAGACCCGGGTCGCCACCGGTATGGGCAAGTTCTGGGAATTCGCCGGCGGCCTGGTCCAGAAGCTCAAGGCCGACCCGAACGCACAGGGCTGGATCCCGCACGCGATCGAGATGCAACGCCAGCACCCCGATCTGTTCGACGACAACTACCTGCAGAACATCATGATGAGCGGTGTCGTCGCCGCCCACGAGACCACCACCAACGCCACCGGCAACGCCTTCCGCACGCTCCTAGAGGACCGCGCGGCCTGGGAAGAGATCTGCGTCGATCCCACACTGATCCCCAAGGCCATCGAGGAATGCCTGCGCTACAGCGGTTCCGTCGTCGCATGGCGGCGTAAGGCCGTCACCGACACCACCGTCGGCGGCGTCGAGATCCCCGCGGGCGGCCGACTGCTCATCGTCATGGCCTCGGCGAACCGTGACGACTCGGTCTTCCCCGAACCCGACGACTTCGACATCCATCGCGGCAACGCCCGCCGTCACCTCACCTTCGGCATCGGAAGCCACACCTGCCTCGGTGCCACGCTCGCCCGGTTGGAGATGAAGGTGTTCCTCGAAGAGGTGTCCCGTCGTCTCCCGCACATGTCGCTCGTTGCCGGACAGGACTTCTCGTACCTGCCCAACACCTCCTTCCGGGGCCCCGAGCACGTGCTCGTCGAGTGGGATCCCCAGCGCAATCCCGTGCCCGCCGACCGCCCCTGA
- a CDS encoding MBL fold metallo-hydrolase, which translates to MSGTFRIERVVTEGTFALDGGEWNVDNNIWLVGDDTDVVIVDAAHAAQPIIDAIGDRHVNAVICTHGHNDHVTVAPELAERLHAPVLLHPGDDVLWKMTHPDDKYWSLEDGQRIAIAGTDIQVIHAPGHSPGSVCLYLPEVGALFSGDTLFSGGPGATGRSYSDFPTIIGSIRDRLFALPEETVVHTGHGDGTTIGTEAPHLADWITQGS; encoded by the coding sequence ATGAGCGGCACCTTCCGGATCGAGCGGGTCGTCACCGAGGGCACCTTCGCCCTCGACGGCGGCGAATGGAACGTCGACAACAACATCTGGCTGGTCGGGGACGACACCGACGTGGTGATCGTCGACGCCGCCCATGCCGCGCAGCCGATCATCGACGCGATCGGCGACCGGCACGTGAACGCGGTGATCTGCACCCACGGGCACAACGACCACGTCACCGTCGCCCCGGAACTGGCCGAACGGTTGCACGCCCCGGTGCTGCTGCACCCGGGTGATGACGTGCTGTGGAAGATGACCCACCCGGACGACAAGTACTGGAGTCTCGAGGACGGGCAGCGGATCGCGATCGCCGGCACCGACATCCAGGTCATCCACGCACCCGGACATTCGCCGGGGTCGGTGTGCCTGTACCTGCCCGAGGTGGGGGCGTTGTTCTCCGGGGACACCCTGTTCTCCGGCGGCCCGGGCGCCACGGGTCGGTCGTACTCGGATTTCCCGACGATCATCGGATCGATCCGGGACCGGTTGTTCGCTCTGCCCGAGGAGACCGTGGTCCACACCGGGCACGGGGACGGCACCACGATCGGGACCGAGGCCCCGCATCTCGCCGACTGGATCACGCAAGGGAGTTGA
- a CDS encoding lytic transglycosylase domain-containing protein: MNRYPARPKRRSRWPGPLFALLAATVVVVLAYGACSREQQPRIAIPEGIPPGPGAATPPIDINAPGRSADQLHEWSAGLADSIGIGNTALEAYGYASAVMAETKPECGIGWTTLAGIASVESRHGTHAGSTVGPTGQVTPEIRGIPLDGGPGVAEIPDTDGGAMDGDPVHDRAMGPLQFIPETWKRWGVDANGDGVADADNIDDAALTAARYLCDRGGDLTTPDGWQSALMAYNLSGEYLTLVRDRASAYSVGVRP; this comes from the coding sequence GTGAACCGATATCCCGCGCGGCCGAAACGTCGTTCCCGATGGCCCGGACCGCTGTTCGCCCTCCTCGCGGCGACGGTGGTCGTGGTTCTCGCCTACGGCGCGTGCTCGCGGGAGCAGCAACCGAGGATCGCGATCCCGGAGGGCATCCCGCCCGGTCCCGGCGCGGCGACCCCGCCGATCGACATCAACGCACCCGGACGATCCGCGGATCAACTGCACGAGTGGTCCGCCGGACTGGCCGACTCGATCGGCATCGGAAATACCGCGCTCGAGGCGTACGGCTACGCGTCGGCGGTGATGGCCGAGACGAAACCCGAATGCGGGATCGGGTGGACCACCCTCGCCGGAATCGCCAGCGTCGAGAGCAGGCACGGCACGCACGCCGGTTCGACGGTCGGGCCCACCGGGCAGGTGACGCCCGAGATCCGGGGCATCCCCCTCGACGGCGGACCCGGCGTCGCCGAGATCCCCGACACCGACGGCGGCGCGATGGACGGCGACCCGGTGCACGACCGCGCCATGGGTCCCCTGCAGTTCATTCCCGAGACGTGGAAGAGGTGGGGTGTCGACGCGAACGGTGACGGCGTGGCCGACGCCGACAACATCGACGACGCGGCGTTGACCGCCGCCCGCTACCTGTGCGACCGGGGCGGCGACCTCACCACGCCGGACGGCTGGCAGTCGGCGCTGATGGCCTACAACCTGTCGGGGGAGTACCTCACCCTGGTGCGCGACCGGGCGTCCGCCTACTCCGTCGGGGTGCGCCCGTAA
- a CDS encoding FtsB family cell division protein: MAQRGRPRSSGASPGGRGTGRGERARGSRAEGAPGARRPRTTKSTTPGQADGKPDAVDSADTGKVLPGRARPRRVGATGAARIPRSEHKILGLSTGQALVLVMVVLLLALTLAVPLRNYLTQRGEADRIAAEQVQLEKDLRELRILEERYSDPAYIEAQARGRLRWVKPGDTPFQVQLPGDYKEPEKPEEKDAEMAGPWYSDLWKTISEPPAAPEVQPAPAPAPPVVPPPVPPEPGEPTG, translated from the coding sequence GTGGCACAACGCGGTAGGCCGCGGTCGTCCGGAGCAAGTCCGGGCGGCCGTGGCACCGGGCGTGGTGAACGGGCCCGCGGAAGCCGCGCGGAGGGCGCTCCCGGAGCGCGACGCCCCCGCACCACCAAATCGACGACGCCGGGGCAGGCCGACGGCAAACCGGACGCCGTCGACAGCGCCGACACCGGCAAGGTGCTCCCCGGTCGCGCCCGCCCGAGACGGGTGGGCGCGACCGGGGCCGCCCGCATACCCCGGTCCGAGCACAAGATCCTCGGGCTGTCGACGGGCCAGGCGCTCGTCCTCGTCATGGTCGTGCTGCTGCTCGCCCTCACTCTCGCGGTTCCGCTGCGCAACTACCTCACCCAGCGTGGTGAAGCGGATCGTATTGCGGCGGAACAGGTTCAACTCGAGAAGGATCTGCGGGAACTGCGGATCCTCGAGGAGCGCTACTCGGACCCCGCCTACATCGAGGCGCAGGCGCGGGGACGGCTCCGGTGGGTGAAGCCCGGCGACACCCCGTTCCAGGTGCAGCTGCCCGGCGACTACAAGGAGCCGGAGAAGCCGGAGGAGAAGGACGCCGAGATGGCGGGCCCCTGGTACTCCGACCTGTGGAAGACCATTTCAGAACCGCCGGCCGCACCCGAGGTGCAGCCGGCACCGGCTCCGGCGCCCCCCGTGGTGCCGCCGCCCGTACCGCCAGAACCAGGAGAACCCACCGGGTGA
- the efeU gene encoding iron uptake transporter permease EfeU: MSVLAAGTAPSIATQLFGSGLIGLREGLEAGIVVMILAAFLVKAERRDALKWVWLGVGIAVAMVAAIFLVIHYGTSTVTGLTAEIIAGVASLVAVAIVTTMVLWMRKAARTISHDLKAGMEKALVAGPIAVLTLAFFAVGREGVETALLMVGYAENTAGSAWPLVGLLLGIVAAAVLTVLLYIGAVRLDFAKFFKYTGIFLIIVAAGILGYGVHALQVGGVLPGGSALAFDISGGYDASSWYGTVLAGVFNFRPDPTVLQAVAWAGYLVVVLFLFLRPVSAPKRAPEPSASPTASAAPERTASPSPDETVS, encoded by the coding sequence ATGTCCGTCCTCGCCGCAGGGACCGCGCCGTCGATCGCCACCCAGCTGTTCGGCAGTGGATTGATCGGTCTGCGAGAGGGCCTCGAGGCGGGCATCGTCGTCATGATCCTCGCCGCGTTCCTCGTGAAAGCCGAACGCAGGGACGCACTCAAATGGGTCTGGCTCGGCGTCGGAATCGCCGTGGCGATGGTGGCGGCGATCTTCCTCGTCATCCACTACGGAACGTCGACCGTCACCGGACTGACCGCCGAGATCATCGCCGGCGTCGCATCACTCGTCGCGGTCGCGATCGTCACCACCATGGTGCTGTGGATGCGGAAGGCCGCGCGGACCATCTCCCACGACCTCAAGGCCGGCATGGAGAAGGCACTGGTCGCCGGTCCGATCGCGGTGCTCACACTCGCGTTCTTCGCCGTCGGCCGAGAAGGTGTCGAGACCGCGCTCCTCATGGTCGGGTACGCCGAGAACACCGCGGGCAGTGCGTGGCCCCTCGTCGGCCTCCTACTCGGCATCGTCGCGGCCGCGGTCCTCACCGTCCTGCTGTACATCGGCGCCGTCCGGCTCGACTTCGCGAAATTCTTCAAGTACACCGGCATCTTCCTGATCATCGTCGCCGCCGGAATCCTCGGGTACGGCGTCCATGCACTGCAGGTCGGTGGTGTCCTGCCCGGCGGTTCCGCACTCGCGTTCGACATCTCCGGCGGATACGACGCCTCCAGCTGGTACGGCACCGTCCTGGCCGGCGTCTTCAACTTCCGGCCCGACCCGACCGTCCTGCAGGCGGTCGCCTGGGCCGGGTACCTCGTCGTGGTCCTGTTCCTGTTTCTCCGGCCCGTCTCCGCACCCAAACGCGCACCCGAGCCCTCCGCATCCCCGACGGCCTCCGCGGCCCCCGAGCGCACTGCCTCCCCCTCACCCGACGAAACAGTTTCGTGA
- a CDS encoding NAD(P)/FAD-dependent oxidoreductase has translation MSTERIVIVGSGQAGFEAAVSLRSHGFAGSITLIGDEPGVPYQRPPLSKAYLHSEPDRDSLALRPSQYFDEHRITLACGKPVVHIDRDNQRVELIDATTVEYDHLILATGARNRTLPVPGADLPGVHYLRTAAEAESLTASMAACTSLVVIGAGFIGLEVAAAARKKGIEVTVVEAMPRPMARALSEAMSEYFSTAHTDHGVEMRLSTGVEEIIAADGRAAGVATSTGDVIRADAVVVGIGVLPNIEQAALAGLQVDNGIVVDEYLRTGDPHISAIGDCAAYPIAGSAGLVRLESVQNAVDQARCIAGQITGSATKYHSVPWFWSEQYESKLQMTGLTTGADTHVVRGSVDSGAFSIFCFAGDRLLGVESVNKPRDHMAARKILASDMPLTPAQAADTTFDLKQAIAEHKDRQTAETERGGVEHQAVAS, from the coding sequence ATGAGCACCGAACGGATTGTCATCGTCGGATCCGGCCAGGCGGGTTTCGAAGCAGCCGTCAGCCTCCGCAGCCACGGCTTCGCCGGGTCGATCACCCTGATCGGCGACGAGCCGGGGGTGCCCTACCAGCGGCCGCCGCTGTCGAAGGCATACCTGCACAGCGAACCCGACCGGGACTCTCTCGCCTTGCGGCCCAGCCAGTACTTCGACGAACACCGGATCACCCTCGCCTGCGGAAAACCCGTCGTCCACATCGACCGAGACAATCAGCGCGTCGAGCTGATCGACGCCACGACGGTCGAGTACGACCACCTGATCCTGGCAACGGGCGCCCGGAACCGGACGCTGCCCGTCCCCGGCGCCGACCTGCCCGGCGTGCACTACCTCCGGACCGCGGCCGAAGCCGAATCCCTCACCGCGAGCATGGCCGCGTGTACCTCGTTGGTCGTCATCGGCGCCGGATTCATCGGCCTCGAAGTGGCCGCCGCGGCCCGCAAGAAGGGCATCGAGGTCACCGTCGTCGAGGCAATGCCGCGGCCCATGGCCCGGGCACTGTCCGAGGCGATGTCGGAGTACTTCTCCACCGCACACACCGACCACGGCGTGGAAATGCGCCTGTCGACCGGTGTGGAAGAGATCATCGCCGCCGACGGGCGAGCCGCTGGAGTCGCCACATCAACCGGTGACGTCATCCGCGCCGACGCGGTGGTCGTAGGGATCGGGGTCCTTCCCAACATCGAGCAGGCGGCACTCGCCGGCCTACAGGTCGACAACGGCATCGTCGTCGACGAGTACCTCCGCACAGGCGATCCCCACATCTCGGCCATCGGTGACTGCGCCGCCTACCCCATCGCCGGCTCCGCCGGCCTGGTGCGGCTCGAATCCGTGCAGAACGCCGTCGACCAGGCACGCTGCATCGCTGGTCAAATCACCGGCAGCGCCACCAAATACCACAGTGTGCCGTGGTTCTGGTCCGAACAATACGAGTCGAAATTGCAGATGACTGGGTTGACCACCGGGGCCGACACCCACGTGGTCCGCGGTTCGGTCGACAGCGGAGCGTTCTCCATCTTCTGCTTCGCCGGCGACCGACTCCTCGGCGTCGAGTCCGTGAACAAGCCACGCGATCACATGGCCGCCCGCAAGATCCTCGCCAGCGACATGCCACTCACACCCGCACAGGCCGCCGACACCACCTTCGACCTCAAACAGGCCATTGCCGAACACAAGGACCGCCAAACCGCAGAAACCGAGCGCGGCGGTGTCGAACACCAGGCAGTGGCATCATGA
- the eno gene encoding phosphopyruvate hydratase, with amino-acid sequence MSIIEQVGAREILDSRGNPTVEVEVLLDDGSFARAAVPSGASTGEHEAVELRDGGDRYNGKGVEKAVEAVLSEIAPAIIGIDATEQRTVDQALLDADGTPDKSRLGANALLGASLAVARAAAESSGLDLFRYVGGPNAHVLPVPMMNILNGGAHADTGVDVQEFMVAPIGAATFKESLRWGAEVYHALKSVLKEKGLATGLGDEGGFAPDVAGTKEALDLISVAIGKTGLVLGTDVALALDVAATEFYTDGTGYKFEGSNRTADEMAAFYAELVDAYPIVSIEDPLDEDDWDGWVALTDQIGNKVQLVGDDLFVTNPERLEEGIVKGAANALLVKVNQIGTLTETLDAVDLAHRNGYKTMMSHRSGETEDTTIADLAVAVGSGQIKTGAPARSERVAKYNQLLRIEENLGDAARYAGEVAFPRFAFEG; translated from the coding sequence GTGTCCATCATTGAGCAGGTCGGAGCCCGTGAGATCCTCGATTCCCGTGGTAACCCCACGGTGGAGGTCGAGGTGCTGCTCGACGACGGAAGTTTCGCTCGCGCCGCGGTTCCGTCGGGTGCTTCGACCGGTGAGCACGAGGCCGTCGAACTGCGTGACGGCGGCGACCGGTACAACGGCAAGGGTGTCGAGAAGGCCGTCGAGGCCGTCCTGAGCGAGATCGCTCCGGCCATCATCGGGATCGACGCCACCGAGCAGCGGACCGTCGACCAGGCCCTGTTGGACGCGGACGGCACCCCCGACAAGTCGCGTCTGGGCGCCAACGCGCTCCTGGGTGCGTCCCTCGCGGTGGCCCGCGCGGCCGCCGAGTCGTCCGGTCTCGACCTCTTCCGTTACGTCGGTGGCCCCAACGCCCACGTCCTGCCCGTCCCGATGATGAACATCCTCAACGGTGGCGCGCATGCCGACACGGGTGTCGACGTCCAGGAGTTCATGGTCGCCCCGATCGGTGCGGCCACGTTCAAGGAGTCGCTGCGCTGGGGCGCCGAGGTGTATCACGCGCTCAAGTCGGTGCTGAAGGAGAAGGGCCTGGCCACCGGTCTCGGTGACGAGGGCGGCTTCGCCCCCGATGTCGCGGGCACCAAGGAAGCGCTCGACCTGATCAGCGTCGCCATCGGCAAGACCGGCCTGGTGCTGGGCACCGACGTGGCGCTGGCGCTCGACGTCGCCGCCACCGAGTTCTACACCGACGGCACCGGCTACAAGTTCGAGGGCAGCAACCGGACCGCGGACGAGATGGCGGCGTTCTACGCCGAACTGGTCGACGCCTACCCGATCGTGTCCATCGAGGACCCGCTGGACGAGGACGACTGGGACGGCTGGGTCGCCCTGACCGATCAGATCGGCAACAAGGTCCAGCTCGTCGGTGACGACCTGTTCGTCACCAACCCGGAGCGTCTGGAAGAGGGCATCGTCAAGGGCGCCGCGAACGCGCTGCTGGTGAAGGTCAACCAGATCGGCACGCTGACCGAGACCCTCGACGCCGTCGACCTCGCGCACCGCAACGGCTACAAGACGATGATGAGCCACCGGTCCGGCGAGACCGAGGACACCACCATCGCCGACCTCGCGGTCGCCGTGGGTAGCGGTCAGATCAAGACCGGCGCGCCCGCACGCAGCGAGCGCGTCGCCAAGTACAACCAGCTGCTGCGCATCGAGGAGAACCTGGGCGACGCCGCCCGCTACGCCGGCGAGGTCGCCTTCCCGCGGTTCGCATTCGAAGGCTGA
- a CDS encoding 2Fe-2S iron-sulfur cluster-binding protein produces the protein MPTVTYVHPDGTKHEVEVPAGKRVMQAAIGAGIDGIVAECGGQAMCATCHVYVESPWSDKFPAISEEEDEMLEDTVSPRTESSRLSCQLVVTDEVEGLIVQLPQEQV, from the coding sequence GTGCCCACCGTCACCTACGTTCACCCTGATGGAACCAAGCATGAGGTCGAGGTTCCCGCCGGCAAGAGGGTCATGCAGGCCGCCATCGGCGCCGGAATCGACGGCATCGTCGCCGAATGCGGAGGTCAGGCCATGTGCGCGACGTGCCACGTCTACGTCGAAAGCCCCTGGTCGGACAAGTTTCCGGCGATCTCCGAAGAAGAAGACGAAATGCTCGAGGACACCGTCAGCCCCCGCACGGAATCCAGCCGACTGTCCTGCCAGCTCGTCGTCACCGACGAGGTCGAGGGCCTGATCGTGCAGTTGCCGCAGGAGCAGGTATGA